The following are encoded in a window of Candidatus Fluviicola riflensis genomic DNA:
- a CDS encoding pesticidal protein Cry7Aa → MLTVKREGVLLHKTALGFEDDGVLNPAIMQQGEYVHVFYRAVQAGNHSTIGYCKLLGPLTVIERHTVPLLVPTFDYEIKGIEDPRIVCIDKLYYLTYTAYDGWSARGALAVSKDLNIFEKKGMIVPQMSNNRFKQLISSNDAMNLRYLRFAAFENANVGVDSSEELLWDKNIVLFPRKINGRFAFFHRIRPDIQLVTVRKFEELTPDFWTDYLRHLSDHVVLKPLYNHEISYIGGGCPPIECKEGWVVIYHGVRNSPNGFVYSACGALLDLSDPRIEISRLPYPLFSPECDYEMEGAVNNVCFPTGTALFGDLLYIYYGAADERIACASVSFTALITELLLHSNPK, encoded by the coding sequence ATGCTGACGGTAAAAAGAGAGGGTGTTCTGCTGCACAAAACAGCCCTGGGGTTTGAAGACGATGGTGTCTTAAATCCGGCGATCATGCAGCAAGGCGAGTACGTTCATGTTTTTTACCGGGCTGTACAGGCGGGAAATCACTCTACGATCGGGTATTGTAAACTACTCGGGCCGTTAACCGTTATCGAACGGCACACGGTTCCGCTGCTTGTTCCAACATTCGATTATGAAATAAAAGGAATTGAAGACCCGCGGATAGTATGTATTGACAAACTATACTATCTTACTTACACAGCATACGACGGTTGGAGTGCGCGTGGTGCGCTGGCCGTTTCAAAAGACCTCAATATTTTTGAAAAAAAAGGAATGATCGTGCCTCAAATGAGTAACAATCGTTTTAAACAACTAATAAGCTCAAATGACGCAATGAATCTCAGATACCTGAGGTTCGCGGCGTTTGAGAATGCAAACGTGGGAGTTGATTCGTCCGAAGAACTCCTGTGGGATAAAAACATCGTGTTATTTCCCCGGAAAATAAACGGTCGTTTTGCTTTTTTTCATCGGATCCGTCCTGATATTCAATTGGTCACGGTCCGCAAATTTGAAGAGCTAACTCCCGATTTCTGGACGGACTATTTACGCCATTTATCCGATCATGTTGTACTTAAGCCGCTGTACAATCATGAAATAAGTTACATCGGAGGTGGTTGTCCGCCCATCGAATGTAAAGAAGGCTGGGTTGTGATTTACCACGGTGTGCGCAATTCACCCAACGGATTCGTTTATTCGGCCTGCGGTGCGTTGCTCGATTTAAGCGACCCGAGAATAGAAATTTCGCGACTGCCCTACCCGCTTTTTTCACCAGAGTGCGATTACGAGATGGAAGGAGCTGTCAACAACGTCTGCTTCCCTACCGGAACCGCACTTTTCGGCGACCTACTGTACATTTATTACGGTGCCGCCGATGAACGAATCGCCTGCGCGTCAGTAAGTTTCACGGCGCTCATAACCGAACTACTGCTTCACTCAAACCCGAAATGA